In Halococcus salifodinae DSM 8989, one genomic interval encodes:
- the pheS gene encoding phenylalanine--tRNA ligase subunit alpha: protein MKLPEAQLAVLEAASANDAQPIDRLAEETDLDPPTVAGAAFALEEEGLVGVTERVETSVTLTDEGHEYLDTGLPEIALFEAAREADGETDLGSVIEAADLAGPQVDIALSNYARKGYGTIESGTVTADADADPDADPERRALAALAGGESIADESVLDRLASRNLVERHETTHREVRLTDDGITALMEGVETADTVGQVTPELLTTGEWEDVEFAEYNVEADAEEAHGGRTHVLRRTAERVKDVLVGMGFEEMDGPHVDADFWINDCLFMPQDHPARTHWGRFEMDQPTEIDDLPEDLVERVRAAHRDGVGPDSDGYHSPWEAEFARELALRGHTTSLSSRYLSGFEVGELEPPQRFFSVEKVYRNDTLDATHLLEFFQIEGLVMAENLSVRDLMGTFTEFYEQFGITDLEFKPTYNPYTEPSFELFGEHPVTGEIVEIGNSGLFRPEMLEPLGVDCDVMAWGLALERLLMLTHGFEDIRDVHGTLVDLDFLRNAEVVY, encoded by the coding sequence ATGAAACTCCCCGAAGCCCAGCTCGCGGTGCTCGAAGCCGCGAGCGCGAACGACGCACAGCCGATCGACCGCCTCGCCGAGGAAACGGACCTCGACCCTCCGACCGTCGCTGGCGCGGCGTTCGCCCTCGAAGAGGAGGGCCTCGTGGGCGTCACCGAACGCGTCGAGACCTCGGTGACGCTCACCGACGAAGGGCACGAGTATCTCGACACCGGCCTCCCCGAAATCGCCCTGTTCGAGGCCGCGCGGGAGGCCGACGGCGAGACCGATCTCGGCAGCGTGATCGAGGCGGCAGACCTCGCCGGCCCGCAGGTCGACATCGCACTCTCGAACTACGCCCGGAAGGGCTACGGAACGATTGAGAGCGGGACGGTCACCGCCGACGCGGACGCCGATCCCGACGCCGATCCCGAACGACGCGCGCTCGCCGCGCTCGCCGGTGGCGAGTCGATCGCGGACGAGTCGGTGCTCGATCGGCTCGCGAGTCGAAACCTGGTCGAGCGTCACGAGACCACCCATCGGGAAGTCCGTCTCACCGACGACGGGATCACCGCGCTGATGGAAGGCGTCGAGACCGCCGATACGGTGGGCCAGGTCACGCCAGAACTCCTCACCACCGGCGAGTGGGAGGACGTCGAGTTCGCCGAGTACAACGTCGAGGCTGACGCCGAGGAGGCCCACGGCGGCCGGACCCACGTCCTCCGACGGACCGCCGAGCGCGTCAAGGACGTGCTCGTCGGGATGGGATTCGAGGAGATGGACGGCCCGCATGTCGACGCCGACTTCTGGATCAACGACTGCCTGTTCATGCCCCAGGACCATCCCGCCAGAACGCACTGGGGGCGCTTCGAGATGGACCAACCGACCGAAATCGACGACCTGCCCGAGGACCTCGTCGAGCGCGTCCGTGCAGCCCACCGCGACGGCGTCGGTCCTGACAGTGACGGGTATCACTCGCCGTGGGAGGCCGAGTTCGCACGCGAACTCGCGCTCCGTGGTCACACTACGTCGTTGTCATCACGATATCTCTCGGGGTTCGAAGTCGGCGAGCTGGAGCCGCCACAGCGCTTCTTCAGCGTGGAGAAGGTGTACCGCAACGACACTCTCGACGCGACACACCTGCTCGAGTTCTTCCAGATCGAGGGCCTGGTGATGGCGGAAAACCTCTCGGTGCGTGACCTGATGGGCACGTTCACCGAGTTCTACGAGCAGTTCGGGATCACCGATCTGGAGTTCAAGCCGACGTACAACCCCTACACCGAGCCGAGCTTCGAACTGTTCGGTGAGCACCCCGTGACGGGCGAGATCGTCGAAATCGGCAATTCGGGTCTGTTCCGGCCCGAGATGCTCGAACCGCTCGGGGTCGACTGCGACGTGATGGCGTGGGGGCTCGCGCTCGAACGCCTCCTGATGCTCACCCACGGGTTCGAGGATATTCGGGACGTGCACGGCACGCTGGTGGACCTCGACTTCCTCCGGAACGCGGAGGTGGTGTACTGA
- a CDS encoding quinone-dependent dihydroorotate dehydrogenase, with translation MHFYDALKPLLFRLPAESAHSAVHRLLEAAQHTPIERALAARYGVDDDRLATTEFGLDFPNPVGVAAGFDKNAEVPRALGRLGFGHVEVGGVTAEPQDGNPRPRLFRLAEDGALVNRMGFNNHGADHIGDRLTRARANVPLGVNIGKSKSTPLEAAADDYRYSYERCAAGEYFVVNVSSPNTPGLRDLQHRDHLEHIFGTLQDAGADPLLVKLSPDLTDDAVEEALAVVDEMGLDGVIATNTTTERPASLQSPNRVEKGGLSGKPLEARATRAVAFVAERTDVPVIGVGGVSSAVGAYRKLRAGASLVQLYTGLVYQGPSIARDINRGLLELLERDGFESVEEAVGVDLE, from the coding sequence ATGCATTTCTACGACGCACTGAAGCCGCTGTTGTTCCGCCTGCCAGCCGAATCCGCCCACAGCGCTGTGCACAGGCTGCTCGAAGCCGCCCAACACACCCCGATCGAACGGGCGCTCGCCGCGCGCTACGGCGTCGACGACGATCGGCTCGCCACCACCGAGTTCGGTCTCGACTTCCCGAACCCGGTCGGCGTCGCCGCCGGTTTCGACAAGAACGCCGAGGTCCCGCGCGCGCTCGGCCGGCTCGGCTTCGGTCACGTCGAGGTCGGCGGTGTCACCGCCGAGCCACAGGACGGCAACCCACGCCCGCGGCTCTTCCGGCTGGCCGAGGACGGCGCGCTCGTCAACCGGATGGGGTTCAACAACCACGGTGCCGACCACATCGGCGATCGCCTCACGCGCGCACGCGCGAACGTTCCCCTCGGCGTCAACATCGGGAAGTCGAAATCGACGCCGCTCGAAGCGGCCGCCGATGACTACCGGTACTCCTACGAACGCTGTGCTGCGGGCGAGTACTTCGTGGTGAACGTTTCGAGCCCGAACACGCCGGGCCTCCGCGATCTCCAGCACCGTGATCATCTCGAACACATCTTCGGGACGCTCCAAGACGCGGGCGCGGACCCGCTGTTGGTGAAACTCTCGCCCGATCTCACCGACGACGCCGTCGAGGAAGCGCTCGCGGTGGTCGACGAGATGGGTCTCGACGGCGTGATCGCGACGAACACCACGACCGAGCGGCCAGCGTCGCTCCAGAGTCCGAATCGCGTCGAGAAAGGCGGCCTCTCGGGGAAGCCACTCGAAGCACGCGCGACGCGAGCCGTCGCGTTCGTCGCCGAGCGGACCGATGTGCCGGTGATCGGGGTCGGCGGCGTGTCGAGCGCGGTCGGAGCCTACCGGAAGCTCCGCGCGGGCGCGTCGCTGGTACAGCTCTACACCGGCCTCGTCTATCAGGGGCCGTCGATCGCGCGCGACATCAATCGTGGACTGCTCGAACTGCTGGAGCGCGATGGGTTCGAGAGCGTCGAGGAAGCGGTCGGCGTCGACCTCGAATAA
- a CDS encoding non-histone chromosomal MC1 family protein yields MARDTDDKRNFALRGDGDDETSVFSGRTPRQAALKAARRLDAADGEENASREELRLREKGTHKVHIYEGWAWNEDAPADKPDWMPNTITEANVSKQGIEHLEAL; encoded by the coding sequence ATGGCACGAGATACGGACGACAAGCGAAACTTCGCGCTCCGTGGGGACGGCGACGACGAAACCAGCGTTTTCTCGGGGCGGACACCACGCCAGGCGGCACTCAAGGCTGCCCGGCGGCTCGACGCCGCCGATGGGGAGGAAAACGCGAGCCGCGAAGAGCTCCGGCTCCGAGAGAAGGGGACCCACAAAGTCCATATCTACGAGGGCTGGGCGTGGAACGAGGACGCACCGGCGGACAAACCCGACTGGATGCCGAACACCATCACCGAGGCCAACGTCTCGAAGCAGGGGATCGAACACCTCGAAGCACTCTGA
- the pheT gene encoding phenylalanine--tRNA ligase subunit beta: MAVVDVDPDELRRFTGHDEKSDEELREDLFELGLEYEGETEEGLMQLEFEADRLDRLSVEGIARSLRYQYGDDRGVYVPRTNDADWTIEVDPSTPDERPYVTGAVVRGLDLDQAGLDSLIQLQEKLHATMGRGRAKGAIGIHDLTMLKGQSLAEGADNSITYRGIDPEEDSFVPLDSHAELTPADVLTDHPTGETYADLIAEYERYPAIYDDLGLFSFPPVINGRRTEVNSESRELFVELTGTDQWTIDRMCAIICYALDARGATVERVNVEYPDRTLDRPDFALTEKTVSHERIERSLGLSLDESEVVDLIERSGLDAEASDGGDEGGEGDESRVYDVSIPPYRVDVLHPVDVIDDIGRAYGFNNLEPQYPDVSTVGGRHERSRRERAIRDTLVGLGFEDLLDFHLIGEAENFDRMELSPGDDAFGAAEPTTIAEPYSQEYGMVRTWTLPSLVMVLENNTHRRYPQDLAEVGLAAHVDSAENTNVAEERHVAGVLARTDASYEDAKGRVNALARAFDAELATPATDHPSFIDGRAASIVLDGEHAGVVGELHPKILVEHGLELPVAAFEFRADALR; the protein is encoded by the coding sequence ATGGCCGTCGTCGACGTCGATCCCGACGAGCTCCGGCGGTTTACCGGCCACGACGAGAAAAGCGACGAGGAGCTCCGTGAGGACCTGTTCGAGCTCGGCCTCGAATACGAGGGCGAGACCGAGGAGGGACTCATGCAGCTGGAGTTCGAGGCCGATCGGCTCGATCGACTCTCCGTGGAGGGGATCGCGCGCTCGCTGCGCTACCAGTACGGCGACGACAGGGGAGTGTACGTCCCTCGGACCAACGACGCCGACTGGACGATCGAGGTCGATCCCTCGACGCCCGACGAGCGGCCGTACGTCACCGGTGCGGTCGTTCGGGGCCTCGATCTCGACCAGGCGGGCCTCGACTCGCTGATCCAGCTTCAAGAGAAGCTCCACGCCACGATGGGCCGCGGGCGCGCGAAAGGGGCCATCGGCATCCACGACCTCACCATGCTGAAGGGCCAATCCCTCGCCGAGGGCGCGGACAACTCGATCACGTATCGCGGGATCGACCCCGAAGAGGACAGCTTCGTCCCGCTCGACAGTCACGCCGAACTCACGCCCGCCGACGTCCTCACCGACCATCCGACCGGCGAGACCTACGCCGACCTGATCGCCGAGTACGAGCGCTACCCCGCGATCTACGACGATCTCGGGCTGTTCTCGTTCCCGCCAGTCATCAACGGCCGCCGGACCGAGGTGAACTCCGAGAGCCGGGAGCTGTTCGTCGAACTCACGGGGACCGACCAGTGGACCATCGACCGGATGTGCGCGATCATCTGCTACGCGCTCGACGCCCGCGGCGCGACGGTCGAGCGCGTGAACGTCGAGTACCCCGACCGGACGCTCGATCGGCCCGACTTCGCCCTCACCGAGAAAACCGTCTCCCACGAGCGGATCGAACGCTCCCTCGGCCTCTCGCTCGACGAGAGCGAGGTCGTGGACCTCATCGAACGCTCGGGACTCGACGCCGAGGCTTCGGACGGCGGAGACGAGGGCGGGGAAGGCGACGAGAGCCGGGTCTACGACGTGTCGATCCCGCCGTACCGCGTCGACGTGCTCCACCCGGTCGACGTGATCGACGACATCGGTCGCGCGTACGGGTTCAACAATTTGGAGCCGCAGTACCCCGACGTGAGCACCGTCGGCGGTCGTCACGAGCGTTCGCGGCGCGAGCGTGCCATCCGGGACACCCTCGTGGGGCTCGGGTTCGAGGATCTGCTCGATTTCCACCTCATCGGTGAGGCCGAGAACTTCGATCGGATGGAGCTCTCCCCGGGTGACGATGCGTTCGGCGCGGCCGAACCCACCACTATCGCGGAGCCGTACAGCCAGGAGTACGGGATGGTCCGGACGTGGACGCTCCCCTCGCTCGTGATGGTCCTGGAGAACAACACCCACCGACGCTATCCTCAGGACCTCGCTGAGGTCGGTCTCGCCGCCCACGTCGACAGCGCGGAGAACACGAACGTCGCGGAGGAACGCCACGTCGCTGGCGTGCTCGCACGGACCGACGCCTCCTACGAGGACGCGAAGGGGAGGGTGAACGCGCTCGCGCGCGCGTTCGACGCCGAACTCGCGACGCCCGCGACCGACCATCCGTCGTTCATCGACGGTCGCGCCGCGAGCATCGTTCTCGACGGCGAGCATGCTGGTGTCGTCGGCGAACTCCATCCTAAAATTCTGGTTGAGCACGGCCTCGAACTGCCCGTGGCGGCGTTCGAGTTCCGGGCCGACGCGCTCCGGTAA
- a CDS encoding FAD-binding oxidoreductase: MSPKRISEAQAAEAEIENQAAVVTSTTPMDRERNGEIEAALDADREMLVESLGGEPPGDVTDAEAWDDAIERFADTGKDHLAETMASKVEALRERAERSSPSLLRLRFRPEEPFEFVPGQYARISYEEEAPRVYSIASSPNRDEIELCIRRVPDGELTPDLCDRTVEGDELFLRGPYGDEFLLQDPTERDLVFVATGTGAAPFKSMIDYVFEEGLDEYEGEERDVWLFLGASWVDDLPYREAFLDLAAEHDNFHPVMTCSRESYMGNWDGETEYVQHTLLKYLDPDCVDTDTLPPDTTEFVGSEPAEDIDARIDPENAEVYVCGIGAMCNSVREVIEPLGVPDLYYEEESYG; the protein is encoded by the coding sequence ATGTCCCCGAAACGCATCTCCGAGGCGCAGGCGGCCGAGGCGGAGATCGAGAACCAGGCCGCGGTCGTGACGTCCACGACGCCGATGGACCGCGAGCGAAACGGCGAGATCGAGGCGGCGCTCGACGCCGACCGCGAGATGCTGGTCGAGAGCCTCGGCGGCGAGCCGCCAGGCGACGTGACCGACGCCGAGGCGTGGGACGACGCCATCGAGCGGTTCGCAGACACGGGCAAGGACCATCTCGCCGAAACGATGGCGTCGAAGGTCGAGGCGCTCCGCGAGCGGGCCGAGCGGTCGTCCCCGTCGTTGCTCCGGCTCCGCTTCCGGCCCGAGGAGCCGTTCGAGTTCGTACCGGGCCAGTATGCGAGAATCAGCTACGAGGAGGAGGCCCCGCGAGTCTATTCGATCGCGAGCTCGCCGAATCGGGACGAGATCGAACTCTGTATTCGACGGGTGCCTGACGGCGAGCTCACGCCCGATCTCTGCGATCGCACCGTCGAGGGCGACGAGCTGTTTCTTCGAGGCCCCTACGGCGACGAGTTCCTGCTGCAGGACCCCACAGAGCGCGATCTCGTGTTCGTCGCCACCGGCACCGGCGCAGCACCATTCAAAAGCATGATCGACTACGTCTTCGAGGAAGGGCTCGACGAGTACGAGGGCGAGGAACGTGACGTCTGGCTGTTCCTCGGCGCGTCGTGGGTCGACGACCTGCCCTACCGCGAGGCGTTTCTCGATCTCGCCGCCGAGCACGACAACTTTCACCCAGTCATGACGTGCAGCCGGGAGTCGTACATGGGCAACTGGGACGGCGAGACCGAATACGTCCAGCACACCCTCCTGAAGTATCTCGATCCCGACTGCGTCGACACCGACACACTGCCGCCCGACACCACGGAGTTCGTCGGCAGCGAGCCTGCCGAAGACATCGACGCACGGATCGACCCCGAAAACGCCGAGGTGTACGTCTGTGGCATCGGCGCGATGTGCAACAGCGTCAGGGAAGTGATCGAACCACTCGGCGTTCCGGACCTCTACTACGAGGAGGAGAGCTACGGATGA